A window of Microbispora hainanensis genomic DNA:
AGCGGGGGGATCGCGCACATCGTGCATCCTCCCGGCACTCCGCTTCCAGAATCCGGGGGGAACTGGTGACCATCAGGGCCGTCGACGTCGCGAGGGTGGACGACCGCCCGCTGTGGGTGGAGATCTCGGGAGACGAGGTCTGGTGGGACGAGCCGCGCCCACGTGAGGGCGGCCGGCGCTGCGTCGTGCGGCGCAGGGCCGACGGCGTGATCGAGGACGTGCTCCCGCCGGGCTGGAACGCCAGGAACCGGGTCATGGAGTACGGCGGACGGTCCTGGCGGGCGCACGAGGGCCGCCTGGTGTTCACCAACTGGGCGGACGGCCGGATCTACGTGTGCTCCCCCGGCGGGGAGCCGGTTCCGCTCACCCCCGACGAGCCCGCCCGCTACGCCGACCTCGTCGTCCACGGCGGCGAGGTGTGGTGCGTACGCGAGCGGGGCGACGCCCGCAGCGGAGAGCGGGACATCGTCGCGGTGCCGCTCGACGGCTCTCCCCTGCGCAGTGTGGTGAAGACCCACCATTTCCTGATGAACCCGCGCGTCTCACCGGACGGCCGGTCGCTCGCCTGGATCGGCTGGAACCACCCCGACATGCCCTGGGACGCCACCGAGCTGTGCGTCGGATCCGTCGACGGCGGTCCCCACCGCGTCCTGCTGTCCGGCGCGTCCACCTGCCAGGCCGAGTGGCGCGACGACGAGAGCCTGTACGCCGTCACCGACCCCACCGGCTGGTGGAACATCCACCTCGTCGGCCTGGACGGCACGACGCGCGACCTGACCCCGGTGCCGCTGGAGTTCGGCGACGCCACCTGGAAGATCGGCGCCACGTTCTTCGCCGTCGCGGACGGGCGGATCGCCACCGTGTACGGCACGGCCGACGAGCGGCGGCTCGGGGTCGCCGACGACCCGGCGGGCACCGGTTCGATCAGGGACGTCGGCGGCGGCTACACCAACTGGGCGCCCGCCTTGTCGGCCCGGGGCTCCAACGTCGTGGGGGTCGCGGGCTCGCCCCACCGGCCGTACGAGGTGGTGCGGGTCGACCTGGACACGGGGGCGCACGAGGTGCTGTCCCCCGGCAAGCCGGTGCCCGAGGACGCCGAGCTGCCCACACCCGAGGCGGTGACCGTCGAGGGGGTCCACGCGCACCTGTACGCCCCGGCGGCCCGGTCGGACGACGGCGGGCCCGCGCCGTACGTGGTGTTCGTGCACGGCGGGCCGACGAGCTCGGCGCCGCCGGTGTTCGACCTGGAGATCGCCTACTTCACCAGCAGGGGCATCGGCGTCGCCGAGGTCAACTACGGCGGCTCCACCGGCTATGGCCGGGCCTACCGCGAGCGGCTGCGCCACAACTGGGGCGTGGTGGACGTGCGCGACTGCGAGACGGTGGCGCGGTGGCTGCTGGACAGCGGACGGGCCGAGAAGGTGGCGATCAGGGGCGGCAGCGCGGGCGGCTGGACGTCGATGGCCGCGCTCGTCCACAGCGACGTGTTCTGCGGCGCGGTGTCCCACTACGGCATCTCCGACCCCGAACACTGGGCGGCGGAGACGCACGACTTCGAGTCGCGCTACCTCGACGGGCTGATCGGCCCGCTGCCCGAGACCCGGCAGCGCTACGCGGACAGATCGCCCGAGCTGCACGCGGAACGGGCGTCCGGCCCGGCCCTGCTCCTGCACGGCCTGGAGGACAAGGTGGTCGATCCCGCGCAGTCGGAGCGCTTCGCCGCCGCGCTGGCCCGTCACGGGCATGAGTGGGCCTACCTTACGTTCGAGGGAGAACAGCACGGGTGGCGGCGCGAGGAGACGATCGTGCGGGCCCTGGAGGCGGAGCTGGCGTTCTACGGGATCGTCTTCGGCTTCCCCACGCCCGAGGTGCCACCGCTGACGCTCCACAAGGGGGAGGCGCAGTGAGCAATCTTGGACACGGCGCGATTCGCTCATGCGACTTCGAGCCGTCGGGCGAGGAGTCGGCATGAGCGAGGTCGGCGAGATCTGCTCGGAGCTGCTGCGGATCGACACCACCAACGACGGGTCCGGCGACGGGCCGGGCGAGCGGCGGGCCGCCGAATATGTGGCCTCCCTGCTTTCCGAGGTCGGCATCGAGCCGGTGGTGTTCGAGTCGGCGCCGCGCCGCACCAGCGTGGTCGCCCGCATCCCCGGCGACAGCTCCGACGCGCTGCTCCTGCACGGGCACCTCGACGTCGTGCCCGCCGACCCGGCCGAGTGGCGTACGCACCCGTTCTCGGGCGAGATCGACGGCGGCTGCGTGCACGGCCGGGGCGCGGTCGACATGAAGGGCACGCTCGCCATGACCCTCGCGTGGGCCCGCGAGAACGCCCGCAGGGGCGTGCGTCCCCGGCGCGACCTCGTGCTGGCGTTCCTCGCCGACGAGGAGTCCACCGGCGAGTACGGCGCGGGTCACGCGATCGAACGGCACCGCGAGCTGTTCGAGGGCTGCACGGAGGCGATCAGCGAGTCGGGCGGCTTCTCCTGGTATGAGAACGACGTCCGCATCTACCCGGTGGCGGTCGGGGAGCGCGGCACCGCCTGGATGCGCCTGACGGCGCGCGGCGTGCCCGGTCACGGGTCCAAGCCGGCCGTGGACAACCCCGTGGCCGAGCTGGCCCGGGCCCTCGCCCGCCTCGCCGACCACTCCTGGCCCGTGCGGCTGACGCCCGAGGTGGCCCGGCTGATCGACGAGCTGTCGCGGGCGCTCGGCGGGCCGATCGACCTCGACCGGCTGGAGGAGGAGATCGAGCGGATTCCCCGCGCGGCGGCCCTGTTCAAGGGCGTGCTGCGCAACTCGGCCAACCCGACCATGCTGGACGCGGGATACAAGGTCAACGTCATCCCCGGCACGGCCGAGGCCCACGTGGACGGCCGGTTCCTGCCGGGACAGCGCGACGAGTTCCTGGAGACCGTCGACCGGCTGCTCGGCCCGAAGGTCACCCGCGAGTTCGTCAGCTTCGAGGAGGCCGTCTCCTCCCCCGTCGAGGGCCTGTTCGACAAGCTCACCGCCGCCCTGCTCGCCGAGGACCCGGCCGGCAAGCCCGTGCCGTACGTCATGAGCGGCGGCACCGACGCCAAGTGGTTCGCGAGGATCGGCATCAGGGGCTACGGCTTCGCACCGCTGCTGCTGCCGCCCGACCTCGACTACTTCGGCATGTTCCACGGTCTCGACGAGCGCGTTCCGGTCGAGGGCCTGGAGTTCGGCGTCCGCGTCCTCGACCGGCTGCTCACGTCCTCAGCGCCGAAATCGTGACATGAAATAGTTTCCGGCCGTACTGCCGAACACCTCGCGCTCTTGTTACTTTGCATTACGGAAACGGGGAGCGTGAGCGAGGGACAGTGGCCGATCAGCTTGTGCGCTGGGAGATCGACGGCGAGTCCGTCATCGTGGAGACCGGCGAGGAAATCGCGGACACATGGGCTCCTGCGGGAGCCTGCGGCGAGCGGGTCGTGTACCGGTCGGCGGAAGGCCTCAAAAAGGCCCTGCACGGGGTCCGGGACGCGGCGAGGACGGCGCTGGCCGCCTTTCGCGACTTTCCCGAGGGCCCCCAGGAGGTCGAGGTCGAATTCGGTGTGAAGCTAGCCACCGAGGCAGGTGCGATTATCGCCAAAAGTGCCGCAGAGGGACATTTGACCGTAAAGCTGAAGTGGATTGAGAAACCGGCTGATTCCGGACGCGAGTAGTCAATGACGCACAGTTGGCACGCCCGTGTCGACGGCACGAGAAATGGCAGGCGCGTGACCGGAGCCGGCCTGCTGGTCGATGCCCGTCACGTACTCACGTGCGCCCATGTGGTCAGCGGCTGCTCGAGCATCCGCGTCAGCTTCGTCCAGGCCGACCGGCCGGACCTTCAGGATCTGCCCGCCGACCTCGGCTGCGCTGGCCCATGGCGGCAGCCCGGCGACCCGGGGGACGTTGCGGTGCTCAGCCTCGCCGCCGACGTCGCGATCGAGCCGGCCAGGCTGTCTCTCCGGGTTCCGGCGTGGGCCGAATTCGCGGTGCACGGCTTCCCTCCGGACGCCGGGCCGTTCGGCGCCGTCATGCGGCTGCGGACCGGCTCGGCCTCCGGCATCGGGGAATGGCTCCATGTGGAAGCGGCCACCGGTCACGCCGAGACGCCTCGTGCCGGATTCAGCGGCGCTGGCGTGTTCGACGAGGTCACCGGCCACGTCTATGGCATGATCAGCGACGCGTCAGCGAGCCAGGACCGTCGCACCGGACGCATGATCCCGCTGACCGAGGTGCGCAAATACTGGGAGGACCTCGACGACCTCCTCGATCTCGGCTGGCTCGGCGGCGAGGCCCGCCGGAAGCTACGGTCGATTCTGCGCCGCATCGACACGGACGCCAACCTGACCGAACTCGTCGAGGCGGAGTTCCATCCGGCGATCGCACCGCCCGTGTTCCGGTCCGTGTGGCACGCGACCCGGTATGTCGCCGAGGATCTCTACGACGACGACCGCCTGGGCAGGTTCCTCCAGGCGCTCATCTCGAAAACGTCCGGCGGCCCAGCCGTGAAAGCGCTGCGGGTCTGGATGGACCGGCATCTCGAGCCTCCCGCGTCACGGCCCGGGATCTCTTCCATCGTCATCCGGCTCGACACGAAGACCAAGGGCGGCTACGAACTCAGCTTCTCCCATTTCATCGACGACAAACCCTATCCGGGGGGCGCGCCGACGACGGTGACCCGCAAGAGGTTCCGTAAGGAGGTGGAGTCGGCGCTGAACTCTCTGATGGCGAGGATCAGCAGAGCCGGCCGGGACGACCCACTGATCGAGTTCGTGCTGCCGCGCTCGCTGATCCTCAGCGAGCATGTGGACGAGTGGTACGCGTGCCGGGAAGAGGAGATCCCGATAGCGACCTATCGTGTGGTGGTCCGGGACGTCGCACGTCTCGGTAACTACATTCTCCAGGATCAGTGGAGGAACCGCTTCAAGCATCTCCACCGTACGGTCAAGATTGAAAAGGCCGACTGCTCCCTTCTTGATCCGGACGAGTTCTACCGGCGGCTCCTCAGCGATAAGGATGCATGCGTGATCGTCTATTCCGGTGTGCCCGACAGCACCATACTGCACAAGGGCCTCAACGCCGGGGTGCCGGTGATGGTGTGGCCTCGGTCCTCCTGCAAAGGGGCTGCTCCCGGCGAGTGCCCGTACGGGTCGTTGGACGCCTTCGCGACGCTGATAGATGCGAACGGCTATCACGAGTTGCCGGAAGTAGTGCGCCGTTTGCGCTTCGACCCCACGCACGCCCACTGCGGGCCGCGGCTCACTCTCATCTGGGACGACCCCACGCGAATTCCCGATCCGCCCACTTTCGTGGAGGAGTAGCGCATGGCGGACTGGTACGTCTACACCGGCGTTCCCGACGCGAAAAGCGACATCGGGAGGCTGCCACCCCCGCCACCGTGGCGGGACTTCAAGGGCGTGGTGCCGGATGATACCGGGGAGCTCCCGGAGATCGACCCGACGCACGAGCACCAGGCCAGGAGTTACCGGCCGGATCCCGGCGCGGTCGAGCAGGTGAACGCCGCGCTCTACCTTCGCAGGCCGCTGCTGGTGACCGGCAGACCCGGCACGGGCAAGTCCACCCTCGCGCACGCCGTCGCTCGGGAACTTCGACTCGGGCCGGTCCTGTACTGGGCGATCACGAGCAGGGTCACGCTCGCCGACGGCCTGTACAGCTACGACCCGCTCACCCGCCTGTACGACAGGGAGAGCGGGCGGGCGCACGCCGACGCCGACGACGACGAGATCGGCAAATACATCCGCCTCGGACCGCTCGGGACCGCTCTGCTGCCCGCGTGCAGGCCGCGGGTCCTGCTCATCGACGAGATCGACAAGAGCGACATCGACCTGCCCAACGACCTGCTCACGATCTTCGAGGAGGGGCGGTACGAGATCCCGGAGCTCGCGCGCCAGAAACGGCGGACGCACCGGGTCTCGACCGCCGATGGCAGGACCGCATCGGTGACGGACGGTGTGATCGGCTGCCGGGCCTTCCCGCTGGTCATCATGACCAGCAACGGCGAGCGAGAGTTTCCCGCCGCGTTCCTACGTCGATGCGTGAGGCTGGCGCTGCCCGAGCCGGACCGCGACAAGCTGAGGGAGATCGTCAGAGCGCAACTCGGCGAGCTGAGCGACGAGAGCGAGGACTTGATTCAACTGTTCCTCTCTCGGAAGACGGAGGGTCAGCTGGCCACCGATCAACTACTCCACGCGATCTATCTGACCCACCACGCGGCGCGGGACCACGGGGTCGACCGCCTGGCTTTGGCCGAACGGCTCATGCCGCATCTGAACTCCGGCGTCGCCGACGATGACGATTGACCGGCTGAGCGACGTTCTTTCCCGGACCGGCCTGGATATGTCGGCCCAGGAACTGTCCGACGTGCTGTGGCTCGCCGCGCATCTGTCTCCCGAATCAGATTCTGTGGATGTATCTGGCCGCACGGCTGCACACCCTTCTCTCGAAGCACCGGCTGATCCGCACTCGGCCACATCGTGGACGGCCGAGACGGCGCCGGAGACTGCGACGACGGAGTTCGCCCTGGGATTGGAGCTACCCGCCGATGATCCCAGCGGGGATGTTCACCGGATCCAGGTCCCGGACGCGCCGATGGTCAGGCATAGTCTGCCGATCCAGCGCGCTCTGCGCCCTCTCAAACGGACCGTCCCGTCACGCGTCCGGAACGTCATGAACGAGGCCGCCA
This region includes:
- a CDS encoding M20/M25/M40 family metallo-hydrolase, translated to MSEVGEICSELLRIDTTNDGSGDGPGERRAAEYVASLLSEVGIEPVVFESAPRRTSVVARIPGDSSDALLLHGHLDVVPADPAEWRTHPFSGEIDGGCVHGRGAVDMKGTLAMTLAWARENARRGVRPRRDLVLAFLADEESTGEYGAGHAIERHRELFEGCTEAISESGGFSWYENDVRIYPVAVGERGTAWMRLTARGVPGHGSKPAVDNPVAELARALARLADHSWPVRLTPEVARLIDELSRALGGPIDLDRLEEEIERIPRAAALFKGVLRNSANPTMLDAGYKVNVIPGTAEAHVDGRFLPGQRDEFLETVDRLLGPKVTREFVSFEEAVSSPVEGLFDKLTAALLAEDPAGKPVPYVMSGGTDAKWFARIGIRGYGFAPLLLPPDLDYFGMFHGLDERVPVEGLEFGVRVLDRLLTSSAPKS
- a CDS encoding prolyl oligopeptidase family serine peptidase, which translates into the protein MTIRAVDVARVDDRPLWVEISGDEVWWDEPRPREGGRRCVVRRRADGVIEDVLPPGWNARNRVMEYGGRSWRAHEGRLVFTNWADGRIYVCSPGGEPVPLTPDEPARYADLVVHGGEVWCVRERGDARSGERDIVAVPLDGSPLRSVVKTHHFLMNPRVSPDGRSLAWIGWNHPDMPWDATELCVGSVDGGPHRVLLSGASTCQAEWRDDESLYAVTDPTGWWNIHLVGLDGTTRDLTPVPLEFGDATWKIGATFFAVADGRIATVYGTADERRLGVADDPAGTGSIRDVGGGYTNWAPALSARGSNVVGVAGSPHRPYEVVRVDLDTGAHEVLSPGKPVPEDAELPTPEAVTVEGVHAHLYAPAARSDDGGPAPYVVFVHGGPTSSAPPVFDLEIAYFTSRGIGVAEVNYGGSTGYGRAYRERLRHNWGVVDVRDCETVARWLLDSGRAEKVAIRGGSAGGWTSMAALVHSDVFCGAVSHYGISDPEHWAAETHDFESRYLDGLIGPLPETRQRYADRSPELHAERASGPALLLHGLEDKVVDPAQSERFAAALARHGHEWAYLTFEGEQHGWRREETIVRALEAELAFYGIVFGFPTPEVPPLTLHKGEAQ
- a CDS encoding AAA family ATPase codes for the protein MADWYVYTGVPDAKSDIGRLPPPPPWRDFKGVVPDDTGELPEIDPTHEHQARSYRPDPGAVEQVNAALYLRRPLLVTGRPGTGKSTLAHAVARELRLGPVLYWAITSRVTLADGLYSYDPLTRLYDRESGRAHADADDDEIGKYIRLGPLGTALLPACRPRVLLIDEIDKSDIDLPNDLLTIFEEGRYEIPELARQKRRTHRVSTADGRTASVTDGVIGCRAFPLVIMTSNGEREFPAAFLRRCVRLALPEPDRDKLREIVRAQLGELSDESEDLIQLFLSRKTEGQLATDQLLHAIYLTHHAARDHGVDRLALAERLMPHLNSGVADDDD
- a CDS encoding trypsin-like peptidase domain-containing protein; protein product: MTGAGLLVDARHVLTCAHVVSGCSSIRVSFVQADRPDLQDLPADLGCAGPWRQPGDPGDVAVLSLAADVAIEPARLSLRVPAWAEFAVHGFPPDAGPFGAVMRLRTGSASGIGEWLHVEAATGHAETPRAGFSGAGVFDEVTGHVYGMISDASASQDRRTGRMIPLTEVRKYWEDLDDLLDLGWLGGEARRKLRSILRRIDTDANLTELVEAEFHPAIAPPVFRSVWHATRYVAEDLYDDDRLGRFLQALISKTSGGPAVKALRVWMDRHLEPPASRPGISSIVIRLDTKTKGGYELSFSHFIDDKPYPGGAPTTVTRKRFRKEVESALNSLMARISRAGRDDPLIEFVLPRSLILSEHVDEWYACREEEIPIATYRVVVRDVARLGNYILQDQWRNRFKHLHRTVKIEKADCSLLDPDEFYRRLLSDKDACVIVYSGVPDSTILHKGLNAGVPVMVWPRSSCKGAAPGECPYGSLDAFATLIDANGYHELPEVVRRLRFDPTHAHCGPRLTLIWDDPTRIPDPPTFVEE
- a CDS encoding CU044_2847 family protein encodes the protein MADQLVRWEIDGESVIVETGEEIADTWAPAGACGERVVYRSAEGLKKALHGVRDAARTALAAFRDFPEGPQEVEVEFGVKLATEAGAIIAKSAAEGHLTVKLKWIEKPADSGRE